The Brassica oleracea var. oleracea cultivar TO1000 chromosome C7, BOL, whole genome shotgun sequence sequence CCTCATAATTACTTCTCTTTCACTCTCCTATCTTCCTCCATGCCAGTGAGTTCTTGAGAGTTTAATATTTCTAGAATCAATCTAAAAGGGATCATTATATCATTAATAACAATCTTAGTTTCCTTTAGTGGGTCTTAACCCTTTTGCCTTTATATCCCCTCAAGACAAAAAAAAAGAGAGCAACAAACACTTTATGTCTTAATTTTGTTTCATCTCTCTTCATATTCTTGAGTTTATATTTTAAACAATCTCAAGCTAAAAGAATGCCCTTGGAGGCTGTCGTAAACCCGCAAGATCCATTCGGATACCTTTCTAATTGCAAAGATTTCATGTTCCACGACTTTTACTACCAAGAAGAGATAGTATCTCAAGATACAAAGAACAACATTCATAAGTTAGGGCACGAACAGAGATTTGTGGAAAACGATAAGGAGGAAGAACGTCAATGGGGAGACCATCATCATCATCAGTGCCCTGTAGTCCCTTCGTTGGAAGAAGAGCTTGATCTTCCCGCCATTGATGTGGAAAATCATCCTCCTGTGCAGCAGAGGAGGAAGAGGAGGAGAACAAGGAGCAATAAGAACAAGGAAGAGATCGAGAACCAGAGAATGACTCACATCGCCGTCGAGAGAAATCGCCGGAAACAGATGAACGAGTACCTCGCCGTGCTCCGTTCTCTAATGCCGTCGTCATATGCTCAAAGGGTAATTTAGTCTTTGACAACTCTCACACACATAGACGTATATACTATTTATATCATTTGATCACCATAATTATTAATAGATGTTTCACATATGAGTAGTGCCGTCTCTTACCCATGGCAACATGGGCATTTGCCATGGGTCCATAGGTTCATAATTTTTTTTTTGTATTGTTTTAAAGGTTTATAAGTTATCAAAAAATATTCATAATTAAGTAAATCTAATTTACTGATTAGAAAACAAAACAAGAAGAAATTTGTACTTTCATCATTAGTTTTGGGATATTTTTTTCTATTTGTTTCAAGTCTTAGAGTCAAGTTAAAAGAAATATAGTGAAAAAAAATATAGAAAATATTTATAAAAAGGTATATATTCTGTGTTTCGCCTAGGGCTATTATATTGGTTAAGACGACACTGTGCGTATTCTTTTACTTCCTTGGCATAGTTTTAGTTTTTTACCTATTTTGAGGTCTGTTCAAACCAGAGAAATAGAACTCGTTTTCTTTTTAGAAATATATATTAACATTTAGTAACGAAAAACCTTGTGCATGATATTTGGTATTTGGATGTTTAATATTCAGTTTATTAACAAAACATCTATGATGTACACACTTCTATGCATGGCAAAAAAAAAAGCATCTATGATGTATATATATATGCGGTTTATACATATATATATACAGCTATTATACTACACATTTTAGTATTTAACAAAAACATCATTTGAGAACAATTTATTAGAATATAAATGATTTAAGAATATTGGGAATTTCTATACAATTTGTTAGCAACAAAAAAGCAATCATAATATGCAATTAGATTGATATATTATGTAATTATCCAACGTTCAAAGATTTGTTCAAATCTTGTATTAACCACCCACATACATATCTCATTTGAATGAGTTTTTTGGTGGTAAAGGGAGATCAAGCGTCGATAGTAGGAGGAGCCATTAACTACGTAAAGAAGTTAGAGCACATCTTACAGTCCATGGAGCCTAGGAGAACCACGACCACGAGCCATGAAGCCAACACAAGCACTAGCTCGTTGGTGTTTACCTTCTCAGATTTCTTCACTTTCCCTCAGTACTCGAAAAAGTCATTATCAGAAGTGGAAAGCTCATCTTCACCGGCGGAAATAGAAGTGACGGTGGCGGAAGGCCACGCGAACGTCAAGATAATGGCGAAGAAGAAACCAAGGCAGCTTCTTAAGCTCGTAGCTTCCATACAGAGCTTAAGGCTCTCTCTTCTTCATCTCAATGTGACCACTCTGGACAACTTGATTCTCTACTCCATCAGCGTCAAGGTGTGTATACATTTACTAATTTTTATTTTCTAATCAAATTTGTTTGATTGCATGTAGAATAATCATGAGATTTTAGAGTGATTAATTGCCGAGTGGTGCATATAGTTTCAATTTGTTGATTTACTTTTTTTTTGTCTCTTATACTGTTTGGGGGAAAACTAGATTAGTACTAGTTATGGCTATGTCTGGGCAATAAAAGGGTTGCAAAGAAAAACT is a genomic window containing:
- the LOC106304187 gene encoding transcription factor bHLH94-like: MPLEAVVNPQDPFGYLSNCKDFMFHDFYYQEEIVSQDTKNNIHKLGHEQRFVENDKEEERQWGDHHHHQCPVVPSLEEELDLPAIDVENHPPVQQRRKRRRTRSNKNKEEIENQRMTHIAVERNRRKQMNEYLAVLRSLMPSSYAQRGDQASIVGGAINYVKKLEHILQSMEPRRTTTTSHEANTSTSSLVFTFSDFFTFPQYSKKSLSEVESSSSPAEIEVTVAEGHANVKIMAKKKPRQLLKLVASIQSLRLSLLHLNVTTLDNLILYSISVKVEEGSHLNTVKDIATALNQIIRRIQEES